The proteins below come from a single Aegilops tauschii subsp. strangulata cultivar AL8/78 chromosome 6, Aet v6.0, whole genome shotgun sequence genomic window:
- the LOC109759370 gene encoding strigolactones hydrolase CXE15-like, whose translation MASSSPPHVAEDVPPFLQLLSDGTVIRFTDCYPLPIPSLPPGQPVVDWMDVLYDASYGLKLRIYRTTAASSSGNKLPVIVYFHDGGYSIGSFDMPNFHVCCVRLASELPAVVLSAHYRLAPEHPFLEGLDDAANVVSWVRAQAAAAEDSAGGRWLIRTNHHAGTVMVTRCRMYQPKLSRRQRLSGTRRVGLVKHALV comes from the coding sequence ATGGCATCCTCCTCGCCGCCGCACGTCGCGGAGGACGTGCCCCCGTTCCTGCAGCTCCTCAGCGACGGCACGGTGATCCGCTTCACTGACTGCTACCCGCTCCCCATCCCGTCACTGCCGCCCGGCCAGCCCGTTGTCGACTGGATGGACGTCCTCTACGACGCTAGCTACGGCCTCAAGCTCCGCATCTACAGGACGACGGCAGCCTCCTCCTCCGGGAACAAGCTCCCGGTGATCGTCTACTTCCACGACGGTGGGTACAGCATTGGCAGCTTCGACATGCCCAACTTCCACGTGTGCTGCGTCCGCCTCGCCAGCGAGCTCCCGGCTGTTGTGCTCTCTGCACACTACCGCCTCGCCCCCGAGCACCCTTTCCTCGAGGGCCTCGACGATGCGGCGAACGTCGTGTCCTGGGTGCGCGcccaggcggcggcggcagaggacAGTGCCGGTGGTCGTTggcttatacgcactaaccaccacgcagGAACAGTTATGGTCACTCGGTGTCGTATGTATCAACCGAAGCTCtctagacgtcagcgactgagtggcacgcgccgggttggactggttaAGCATGCGCTTGtataa